A single Corvus hawaiiensis isolate bCorHaw1 chromosome 26, bCorHaw1.pri.cur, whole genome shotgun sequence DNA region contains:
- the NPBWR1 gene encoding LOW QUALITY PROTEIN: neuropeptides B/W receptor type 1 (The sequence of the model RefSeq protein was modified relative to this genomic sequence to represent the inferred CDS: substituted 1 base at 1 genomic stop codon): protein MESSSLPEINSSCADCTGRGHRGRNMSTPPLSPRYYIMVPVIYSVICAVGLTGNTAVIYVILKAPKTKTITNIFILNLAIADELFTLVLPINIADYLLLQWPFGEFMCKLIISIDQYNTFSSIYFLTVMSIDRYLVVVATTKSRKMSYRTYXAAKIVSLCVWSFVTVIILPFTVFAKIHKEQGRSQCVFVFPHPESVWWKGSRIYTLILGFVIPVSTICTLYTTMLCRLRHLQLHCNAKALDKAKKKVTVMVVVILAVCLFCWTPFHLSAVVALIMDIPQTPLVIEISYFITSLSYANSCFNPFLYAFLDDSFRRNFRKLIDCRSAS, encoded by the coding sequence ATGGAGAGTTCCTCCCTCCCTGAAATCAATTCCTCATGTGCAGACTGCACTGGGAGAGGACATAGGGGTCGGAATATGTCCACTCCTCCACTTAGCCCCAGGTACTACATCATGGTGCCTGTCATCTACTCAGTCATCTGTGCTGTGGGACTGACAGGCAACACTGCTGTCATCTATGTAATCCTCAAAGCACCAAAGACGAAAACGATAACCAACATCTTCATCCTCAACCTGGCCATTGCTGATGAGCTCTTTACCTTGGTGCTGCCCATCAACATTGCTGACTACCTGCTCCTGCAGTGGCCCTTCGGAGAGTTCATGTGCAAGCTCATCATCTCCATAGACCAATACAACACCTTCTCCAGCATCTACTTCCTCACTGTCATGAGCATTGACCGCTACCTCGTTGTGGTGGCCACCACCAAGTCCAGGAAGATGTCCTACCGCACCTACTGAGCAGCCAAAATTGTGAGCCTCTGCGTCTGGTCCTTTGTCACTGTCATCATCCTGCCCTTTACTGTCTTTGCTAAGATACACAAGGAGCAGGGGCGCTCCCAGTGCGTCTTCGTGTTCCCCCACCCCGAGAGTGTCTGGTGGAAAGGCAGTCGGATCTACACCCTTATTCTAGGCTTTGTCATCCCAGTGTCCACCATCTGCACCCTCTACACCACCATGCTCTGCAGACTGAGACATCTGCAGCTCCACTGCAATGCAAAAGCCCTggacaaagccaaaaaaaaggTGACAGTGATGGTGGTTGTTATCCTGGCTGTGTGCCTGTTCTGCTGGACGCCCTTTCACCTTAGTGCGGTGGTGGCCCTCATCATGGACATCCCACAAACTCCACTCGTCATTGAGATTTCCTACTTCATCACCAGCCTAAGCTATGCCAACAGCTGCTTTAACCCTTTCCTGTATGCCTTTCTGGATGACAGTTTCCGGAGGAACTTTCGCAAACTGATAGATTGCAGATCCGCCTCATAA